A single genomic interval of Nostoc commune NIES-4072 harbors:
- a CDS encoding 3-oxoacyl-ACP reductase family protein has translation MSTKKLTDKVALVTGGSRGLGAAIAKRLADDGATVALTYTSSPQKADEVVLAIKAAGGQALALRADSANVEAVKNAVAETVKAFGRIDILVNNAGVGAFALIDEFSLDDFDRLIAVNVKGVFVATQEAVRHMGEGGRIIMIGSVNSDIMPIAGGSVYALTKGAIASFTRGLARDLGPRGITVNNIQPGPIDTDMNPADGTFADRMKSITALQRYGRSEEVADMVSYLASAEASFVTGANLKIDGGFAA, from the coding sequence ATGAGTACCAAAAAACTTACAGATAAGGTGGCATTGGTAACAGGCGGCTCACGCGGTCTAGGGGCAGCGATCGCCAAACGTCTGGCAGATGATGGTGCAACTGTCGCCCTTACCTACACTAGCTCCCCACAAAAAGCCGACGAGGTAGTGCTTGCTATCAAAGCCGCAGGTGGACAAGCCTTGGCTCTTCGCGCCGACAGTGCCAATGTCGAAGCTGTGAAAAACGCTGTAGCTGAGACTGTAAAAGCCTTTGGTCGTATTGACATCCTCGTAAACAACGCGGGGGTCGGTGCTTTCGCTTTAATCGACGAGTTCTCACTGGATGATTTTGATCGACTCATAGCGGTTAACGTTAAGGGTGTGTTTGTGGCAACTCAAGAGGCTGTTCGCCACATGGGCGAGGGTGGACGGATCATCATGATCGGCAGTGTCAACAGTGACATCATGCCTATTGCTGGCGGCTCCGTCTATGCTTTGACCAAGGGTGCAATTGCTAGCTTCACGCGCGGTCTTGCCCGCGATCTCGGCCCTCGTGGCATCACCGTGAACAACATCCAACCCGGCCCGATTGACACCGACATGAACCCGGCGGACGGTACTTTTGCCGACAGGATGAAAAGCATCACCGCCCTCCAGCGTTATGGACGAAGCGAAGAAGTCGCCGACATGGTTTCTTATCTCGCCAGTGCGGAAGCGAGTTTTGTCACCGGTGCGAACCTGAAAATTGATGGCGGCTTCGCAGCCTGA
- a CDS encoding HetZ-related protein: MKSNVVNLPNSTPIFDNHLSTEEFSDSSSETLIELLCQEMQAQVKATPKCVEALANRIAVEVERICDKSSRIQTSGEIKSWQITLGRHRMHKCLRYYQLGSKQGRVELHSNLGAMVYRHVTVSGSELGFEARYSLIEDFLQAFYIEAIKAFRRENELPNDHTPRTQLQLAEYMAFTEQYAKRRINLPGGANQQLIILRAQGFARRQPQETTVDIEMAVESAKGEEAESYQRNSAVQQLRSQMIAQTNFDPSEESERDRVITELMKYLDSQGQSDCMNYLSLKLQDLSAPEIDQILGLTSRQRDYLQQRFKYHVEKFAKQHHWQLVHQWLGAGLEQKLGLSSQQWEIFVNQLTEQQQQILELKTARENDVAIAKTIKCTPKQLQKRWTQLLELAWSIRNGHTEAQTG; the protein is encoded by the coding sequence ATGAAATCTAACGTCGTTAATCTACCAAACTCTACACCCATTTTTGATAATCACCTTTCGACTGAAGAATTTTCAGACAGCAGCAGCGAAACCTTGATTGAATTGCTATGTCAGGAAATGCAAGCGCAAGTAAAAGCAACACCCAAGTGTGTAGAAGCTTTAGCAAACCGTATAGCCGTAGAAGTAGAACGCATTTGCGATAAAAGCTCCCGTATCCAAACATCTGGGGAAATCAAATCCTGGCAGATTACGTTGGGAAGGCATCGGATGCACAAGTGCTTACGTTACTACCAACTAGGTTCAAAACAAGGGCGGGTGGAATTACATAGCAATTTGGGTGCTATGGTTTACCGGCATGTAACTGTATCCGGCTCTGAGTTGGGTTTTGAGGCTCGTTACAGCCTGATTGAAGATTTTTTACAAGCATTTTATATCGAAGCTATCAAAGCTTTCCGCAGAGAAAACGAACTACCTAATGATCATACGCCGCGTACTCAGCTGCAATTAGCTGAATATATGGCATTTACAGAGCAGTATGCCAAACGCCGGATCAATTTACCTGGTGGTGCAAATCAGCAATTGATTATCTTGCGGGCCCAAGGTTTTGCTCGTCGTCAGCCGCAAGAAACTACCGTGGATATTGAAATGGCGGTAGAGTCTGCTAAGGGTGAAGAAGCAGAATCTTACCAGCGTAACTCGGCGGTGCAACAGCTGCGATCGCAAATGATAGCCCAAACTAATTTCGATCCATCAGAAGAGTCAGAACGCGATCGCGTCATCACTGAATTGATGAAATACCTGGATTCTCAAGGTCAATCTGACTGTATGAACTACCTCAGTTTGAAACTTCAAGACCTCTCAGCCCCAGAAATTGACCAAATTCTCGGTTTAACTAGCCGTCAGCGCGATTATCTCCAACAACGGTTTAAATACCACGTAGAAAAGTTTGCCAAACAGCACCACTGGCAATTGGTACATCAATGGTTAGGTGCGGGTTTAGAGCAAAAATTGGGTTTATCTTCTCAGCAGTGGGAAATCTTTGTGAATCAACTAACAGAACAGCAACAGCAAATATTAGAGTTAAAAACTGCACGGGAAAATGACGTTGCGATCGCTAAAACCATCAAATGCACCCCCAAACAGTTACAAAAGCGCTGGACTCAACTTTTAGAACTAGCATGGTCTATTCGCAATGGTCATACTGAGGCACAGACAGGTTGA
- a CDS encoding addiction module protein, producing the protein MNPVFPQLSSLSRAEKLQLVKDLWDEIAAILATLPVLDWQKKELGDRKAEYQQNPAIGSSWEDVIPIHNGLRPATLTQVAMG; encoded by the coding sequence ATGAACCCAGTATTTCCCCAACTCTCTAGTCTTTCGAGAGCGGAAAAACTTCAACTGGTAAAAGATTTATGGGATGAGATTGCCGCTATACTAGCAACACTCCCAGTTTTAGATTGGCAGAAAAAAGAGCTAGGCGATCGTAAAGCCGAATATCAACAAAACCCAGCCATTGGTAGCAGTTGGGAAGATGTAATACCAATTCACAATGGGCTACGCCCCGCTACGCTAACGCAAGTCGCAATGGGCTAA
- a CDS encoding response regulator produces MEPALPLAGLNILVVDDDDDSRFYITTVLEADGASVIAVASAEVALKVLPELQPEVLICDIAMPGEDGYTLIRKIRALKSDMWEKLPAIALTAYGDSEYRSRALEAGFQTHVAKPVDPGELVAIVADLVASYKS; encoded by the coding sequence ATGGAACCTGCTCTGCCCCTTGCTGGCTTAAACATCCTCGTAGTTGATGATGATGACGATAGCCGATTTTACATTACTACCGTGTTGGAAGCTGATGGAGCCAGCGTTATAGCAGTCGCATCGGCAGAGGTAGCATTGAAAGTATTACCTGAGTTGCAACCAGAAGTTTTAATTTGTGATATTGCTATGCCTGGTGAAGATGGCTACACTCTCATCCGCAAGATCCGAGCGCTGAAGTCCGATATGTGGGAAAAACTCCCAGCTATAGCTTTAACTGCTTATGGCGATAGCGAGTACCGTAGCCGTGCCCTGGAAGCGGGCTTTCAGACTCATGTGGCAAAACCGGTTGATCCAGGAGAACTAGTTGCGATCGTTGCTGATTTGGTTGCTTCTTATAAGAGTTAA
- a CDS encoding DUF751 family protein → MFDGFWDNVFRYPRYLISIVLGLFLNTFAPLVPLLKRPVTLIAILGFFVSGLVFLTLTLRAMLGLSTI, encoded by the coding sequence ATGTTTGACGGATTTTGGGATAACGTCTTTCGCTACCCCCGGTACTTAATTAGTATCGTCTTAGGACTGTTTCTGAACACCTTTGCGCCGTTAGTGCCATTGTTGAAACGCCCAGTCACCTTGATTGCTATCTTGGGTTTCTTTGTGAGCGGCCTAGTCTTCCTTACTCTCACGCTACGCGCAATGCTGGGCTTGAGTACAATCTAG
- a CDS encoding NAD(P)H-hydrate dehydratase → MQNRQEEKISQVVVTAVQMRDIEDRIFAAGMPVVALMEKVAGLIARRIQEIPPTPLFKGGYILSNSLQAEGFRVGILVGPGHNGGDALVVARELHFRGYEVWIYSPFSKLKELTSQHLQYAQSLGIPIYQTIEQLPDSDLLIDGLFGFGLERNLTDPIASAINQLNELSVPIYSIDLPSGLHTDTGEVLGTAIRATHTFCLGLWKLAFFQDQALEYLGKAELIDFDIPLADVEAVLKNAPSIKRIIPATALANLTLPRPQVTHKYKEGHLLLICGSRRYAGGAILTGLGARASGVGMLSIAVPESLKSLLVSHLPEAIIVGCPETETGAIAQLQLPEKTDLSSFNAIACGPGLTRDATPIVQEVINSDRPLILDADGLNILAQMGAIATLKKRLAVTVLTPHTGEFQRLFPDVPNAKHDRVQAVQEAAAQSKAIVLLKGARTAIANPQGAVWSIPESTPALARGGSGDVLTGLLGGLLAQAATKEIPVENIVVTAAWWHSQAGIIAAQERTELGVDAFTLTQYLIKVLSN, encoded by the coding sequence ATGCAGAACAGGCAAGAAGAAAAAATTTCGCAAGTGGTAGTGACTGCTGTGCAGATGCGAGATATTGAAGATCGGATCTTTGCAGCAGGAATGCCTGTAGTCGCTTTGATGGAAAAGGTGGCGGGATTAATTGCCCGTCGCATTCAAGAGATCCCCCCAACCCCCCTTTTTAAGGGGGGCTACATTCTTTCAAACTCGCTACAGGCGGAGGGATTTCGTGTTGGAATTCTTGTCGGCCCGGGTCATAATGGCGGGGATGCTTTAGTAGTAGCCCGTGAATTACACTTTCGCGGGTATGAGGTTTGGATTTATTCGCCTTTCTCTAAACTTAAGGAACTAACTTCACAGCACTTGCAATATGCTCAGAGTTTGGGCATTCCAATTTATCAAACAATTGAGCAACTGCCAGATTCTGATTTGTTGATTGATGGCTTGTTTGGATTTGGTTTAGAAAGAAACCTCACCGATCCCATCGCTTCTGCAATTAATCAGCTAAATGAATTATCTGTGCCGATTTATAGTATTGATTTACCTTCAGGTTTACACACCGACACAGGCGAAGTATTAGGAACTGCCATTCGCGCCACTCACACTTTTTGCTTGGGTTTATGGAAGCTAGCTTTCTTCCAAGATCAGGCGCTAGAATATCTCGGCAAAGCTGAGTTAATCGATTTCGATATTCCTTTAGCTGATGTGGAAGCTGTTCTAAAAAATGCACCCAGCATTAAACGTATTATACCAGCAACGGCACTTGCTAATTTAACCCTACCTCGTCCACAAGTCACCCACAAATATAAGGAAGGACATTTATTGTTGATTTGTGGTTCGCGGCGCTATGCAGGTGGAGCAATTTTAACTGGTTTGGGTGCTAGGGCTAGTGGTGTAGGTATGCTTTCCATTGCCGTACCCGAATCGCTGAAATCTCTTTTGGTGTCACATTTGCCAGAAGCCATAATTGTCGGTTGTCCAGAGACGGAAACTGGAGCTATAGCCCAATTACAATTACCAGAAAAAACCGATCTGAGTTCCTTTAATGCGATCGCTTGTGGCCCCGGTTTAACACGAGATGCCACTCCCATTGTGCAAGAAGTGATCAACAGCGATCGCCCTCTAATTCTCGATGCCGATGGTTTAAATATCTTGGCACAAATGGGAGCGATCGCCACATTAAAAAAACGTCTTGCAGTAACCGTACTCACACCCCACACTGGTGAATTTCAACGATTGTTTCCTGATGTCCCCAATGCCAAACATGACAGAGTGCAAGCAGTACAGGAAGCGGCGGCACAAAGTAAGGCGATAGTATTGTTGAAAGGGGCGAGAACTGCGATCGCAAACCCTCAAGGTGCTGTTTGGAGCATTCCTGAAAGCACACCCGCCTTAGCGCGTGGCGGTAGCGGTGACGTGTTAACTGGGCTACTGGGTGGATTGTTGGCGCAAGCAGCAACGAAGGAGATTCCGGTAGAAAATATTGTGGTAACTGCTGCATGGTGGCATTCGCAAGCGGGTATAATAGCCGCCCAGGAGCGTACTGAATTGGGTGTAGATGCGTTTACATTGACACAATATTTGATAAAAGTTCTAAGTAATTAA
- the larC gene encoding nickel pincer cofactor biosynthesis protein LarC, which produces MNKIAYLQCPTGISGDMCLGALVSSGVPVEYLTEKLNGLGIEQEYQLRAEFVQRNGQQATKVHVDLVHDRHHHHHHDHEHSHDHTRHLPEIERMILKAQLPSRAEAWSLAVFRQLAVAEGAVHGISPEKVHFHEVGAVDAIVDIVGTCLGLDWLGIESNESGLPLLYCSAFPTGGGTVRAAHGQMAVPVPAVLKLWEMRGCPVYSNGIDRELVTPTGAAIATTLARDFGSPPAIAIKQIGLGAGTINLPIPNILRLWVGESASLQSNFSDSEATSSNLETISVLETQIDDLNPQAIGYVFEALFAAGAVDVFTQAIGMKKSRPGILLTVICHPENLLSCEAVIFRETTTLGIRRTTQQRAILQREIQQVETEYGKVRVKIAWKGRSPEKVIANVQPEYEDCADLARKHNIPWREIQRLALQRWYLANG; this is translated from the coding sequence ATGAATAAAATTGCTTATCTTCAATGTCCGACAGGAATTTCTGGTGATATGTGCCTGGGTGCTTTGGTAAGTTCGGGTGTTCCTGTGGAGTATTTAACTGAAAAACTCAATGGGTTGGGTATTGAACAGGAATATCAGTTAAGGGCGGAATTTGTCCAACGTAATGGTCAGCAGGCGACTAAAGTCCATGTGGATTTAGTACACGATCGCCACCACCACCATCACCACGACCACGAACACAGTCATGATCACACACGCCACCTGCCAGAAATAGAGCGGATGATTCTCAAAGCTCAGTTGCCATCACGGGCAGAAGCTTGGAGTTTGGCGGTATTCCGACAGCTAGCAGTGGCAGAAGGGGCAGTGCATGGCATTTCTCCTGAAAAAGTTCATTTTCATGAGGTGGGTGCTGTAGATGCGATCGTAGATATTGTAGGTACTTGCCTGGGCTTAGATTGGTTGGGGATTGAGAGTAATGAGTCAGGATTGCCCTTACTTTACTGCTCGGCGTTCCCGACTGGTGGCGGCACTGTTCGGGCTGCACATGGTCAGATGGCAGTACCAGTACCAGCAGTATTAAAGCTGTGGGAAATGCGGGGTTGTCCAGTTTATAGCAATGGAATTGACAGAGAACTGGTGACACCAACAGGAGCTGCGATCGCTACTACTTTGGCAAGAGATTTTGGTTCACCACCTGCGATCGCTATCAAGCAGATAGGATTGGGAGCAGGAACCATAAATTTACCCATTCCCAATATTTTACGCCTTTGGGTGGGTGAAAGCGCAAGTTTACAGTCAAATTTCAGTGATTCTGAAGCTACTAGCTCAAATTTGGAAACCATCTCTGTACTAGAAACTCAAATTGATGATTTAAATCCGCAAGCGATCGGCTATGTGTTTGAGGCGTTGTTTGCGGCTGGTGCAGTGGATGTTTTTACCCAAGCGATCGGTATGAAAAAGTCCCGTCCGGGGATTTTGCTGACTGTGATTTGTCATCCAGAAAATTTACTCAGTTGTGAAGCGGTTATATTCCGCGAAACTACAACTTTGGGTATTCGGCGAACAACTCAGCAACGCGCCATTTTACAACGGGAAATTCAACAAGTGGAAACGGAATATGGCAAAGTGCGTGTGAAAATAGCATGGAAAGGGCGATCGCCAGAAAAAGTTATTGCAAATGTGCAGCCAGAATATGAAGATTGTGCAGACTTAGCTCGAAAACATAATATTCCCTGGCGCGAAATTCAACGATTGGCGCTACAGCGTTGGTATTTAGCCAATGGCTGA
- a CDS encoding DUF4327 family protein, whose amino-acid sequence MSVNTVPSINYYSLDLIQDEARRLVQKGMISRQQPIYTLCQYIPAREWVCVECELEKCDFLLRDRIGDLIGREEWDND is encoded by the coding sequence ATGAGTGTAAATACGGTGCCTTCTATCAATTACTACTCTCTTGACCTGATTCAAGACGAAGCACGCCGACTGGTGCAAAAGGGAATGATTAGCCGACAACAGCCAATATATACCCTCTGCCAATACATTCCAGCGAGAGAGTGGGTTTGTGTTGAATGCGAATTAGAGAAATGTGACTTTTTGTTACGCGATCGCATTGGCGACCTAATTGGTCGTGAAGAGTGGGACAACGACTAA
- the rbfA gene encoding 30S ribosome-binding factor RbfA has protein sequence MATNRRVSRVAELIKREVSQMLLNGIKDDRVGTGMVSVTDVDVSGDLQHAKIYVSIYGTDEAKAETMAGLKSATGYVRSELGARVRLRRTPEVLFLEDRSIERGNKVLALLNQLNHQRPPEMVTVEDSTDQDDESFDE, from the coding sequence ATGGCTACAAATCGCCGGGTTTCCCGCGTTGCTGAATTGATCAAACGGGAAGTTAGCCAAATGCTGCTCAACGGCATCAAGGATGACCGTGTGGGTACAGGAATGGTAAGTGTTACTGATGTTGATGTTTCCGGCGATCTCCAACACGCCAAAATCTACGTCAGTATCTATGGTACAGATGAAGCTAAAGCAGAAACAATGGCAGGCTTAAAGTCGGCCACAGGTTACGTCCGCAGTGAACTTGGGGCGCGGGTAAGGCTACGTCGTACACCAGAGGTGCTGTTTCTCGAAGATCGCTCTATAGAACGCGGTAATAAAGTATTGGCACTACTAAACCAACTTAACCATCAGCGTCCCCCAGAAATGGTAACAGTAGAAGACAGCACCGATCAAGATGATGAATCATTTGATGAATGA
- a CDS encoding cation diffusion facilitator family transporter: MIYDNRAEVRKVLIITLLLNLFVMGLKALVGYWTGSLSLLADALHSVTDSANNVLGLIASKFSSPQPDREHPYGHSKFEAVGALGIASFLGIACFEILQGAIERILKGGGEPIKISPPELWLLLIVLGVNIFVAFYERSVGRRVGSSILIADATHTMSDIWVTISVIGGLIGVWLGYQWMDLVLAFPVALLVFWSGWSVLKENLPWLVDQMAIAPEAIHAIATSVPGVINCHDIASRGVLGRQVFIEMHLIVNAPDVETAHHITEEVESRLEERFRPVRILIHVEPPAYKSEQISFETGAK, encoded by the coding sequence ATGATTTACGATAACCGCGCCGAAGTGCGAAAGGTTTTAATTATTACCCTACTGCTAAACCTGTTTGTAATGGGATTAAAAGCACTTGTGGGTTACTGGACAGGTTCTTTGAGTTTGCTAGCTGATGCCTTGCATAGTGTGACAGATAGCGCCAATAATGTTTTGGGATTAATTGCAAGTAAATTTTCTTCTCCACAACCCGATCGCGAGCATCCCTATGGACACAGCAAGTTTGAAGCTGTAGGCGCTTTAGGAATTGCCTCATTTTTAGGAATAGCCTGTTTTGAAATTCTGCAAGGAGCAATCGAGCGAATTCTCAAAGGTGGTGGTGAACCGATAAAAATATCGCCACCTGAGTTGTGGTTATTACTAATTGTGCTGGGCGTGAATATTTTTGTGGCCTTTTACGAACGTAGTGTGGGTAGGCGTGTAGGTAGCTCAATTCTCATAGCTGACGCAACACATACCATGAGCGATATTTGGGTAACAATCTCTGTAATTGGCGGCTTGATCGGAGTTTGGCTAGGTTACCAATGGATGGATTTGGTGTTAGCTTTTCCTGTCGCTTTGTTGGTATTTTGGAGTGGCTGGTCAGTTTTAAAAGAGAATTTGCCTTGGCTTGTGGATCAAATGGCGATCGCACCAGAAGCAATTCATGCGATCGCTACTTCTGTTCCAGGTGTAATTAACTGTCATGATATTGCTTCTCGCGGTGTTCTTGGTCGTCAAGTCTTTATCGAAATGCATTTAATAGTAAATGCACCAGACGTAGAAACTGCTCACCACATCACCGAAGAAGTAGAAAGCCGATTAGAAGAACGGTTCCGTCCAGTCAGGATTTTAATTCATGTCGAGCCACCAGCCTATAAGTCTGAGCAAATTAGCTTTGAAACTGGAGCGAAGTAA
- a CDS encoding L-threonylcarbamoyladenylate synthase, with the protein MAKIFPVHPDNPQVRRIEEIKSALSSGAVMLYPTDTVYAIGCDLNAKSAVERVRQIKQLANDKPLTFLCPSLSNVATYAFVSDTAYRIMKRLIPGPYTFLLPATKLVPRLVQSPKRKSTGIRVPNHTVCLELLAALGNPIISTSAHLPPDEADNGMIRIDPEIVQSRVELFDRLDKLVDIIVDTGEEPTYEVSTILDMTGDEAAIIRRGLGWEAAAAWV; encoded by the coding sequence ATGGCAAAAATTTTCCCAGTTCATCCGGATAATCCTCAAGTTCGCCGAATAGAGGAAATAAAGTCGGCGCTTTCTAGTGGCGCAGTCATGCTTTACCCTACTGATACAGTTTATGCGATCGGTTGTGATTTGAATGCCAAGTCGGCGGTAGAACGAGTGCGGCAAATTAAACAGCTAGCAAATGATAAACCACTGACATTTTTATGTCCCTCGCTTTCAAATGTGGCAACTTATGCCTTCGTAAGTGACACAGCCTATCGGATTATGAAACGCCTGATTCCAGGGCCATACACGTTTTTGCTCCCAGCGACTAAATTAGTACCGCGATTGGTGCAAAGCCCCAAGCGGAAAAGTACTGGAATTAGAGTACCAAACCATACTGTGTGTTTGGAACTGCTGGCAGCGTTGGGCAATCCGATTATTTCAACTTCAGCACATCTGCCACCAGATGAAGCAGATAATGGCATGATTCGGATAGATCCAGAAATTGTTCAGTCGCGGGTAGAGCTATTTGACCGTTTGGATAAGTTGGTGGACATAATTGTAGACACTGGCGAAGAACCTACTTATGAAGTATCTACCATCTTGGATATGACCGGAGACGAAGCAGCAATTATACGGAGGGGTTTAGGTTGGGAAGCAGCAGCAGCATGGGTATAA
- a CDS encoding class I fructose-bisphosphate aldolase — protein sequence MTTTLIEANSIESLLGKEAEDLLTYKAKVPTDLLHLPGPDFVDRIWLNSDRNPQVIRNLQLLYSTGRLAYTGYLSILPVDQGIEHSAGASFAPNPIYFDPENIVRLAIAAGCNAVATTLGTLGILSRKYAHKIPFIAKINHNELLTFPNQFDQVLFADVEQAWNLGAAAVGATIYFGSEHSTRQIQEISKAFKRAHELGMVTILWCYLRNNAFKQDKDYHLAADLTGQANHLGVTIEADIIKQKLAENNNGYGAIAKATGKSYGKTDERVYTELTTDHPIDLTRYQVLNCYSGRVGLINSGGATGKNDFAEAVRTAVINKRAGGSGLISGRKTFQRPFEEGVKLFHAIQDVYLSPDVTIA from the coding sequence ATGACTACAACGCTCATAGAGGCTAATTCTATCGAGTCATTGCTAGGTAAAGAGGCTGAAGACTTGCTTACCTACAAAGCAAAAGTTCCTACTGATTTACTACATTTGCCTGGGCCAGACTTTGTAGATCGCATCTGGCTCAACAGCGATCGCAACCCGCAAGTAATACGTAATCTTCAGTTACTTTATTCTACTGGTCGTCTTGCATATACTGGGTATCTGTCTATTCTCCCGGTAGACCAAGGGATTGAACACTCAGCAGGTGCGTCTTTTGCGCCCAATCCGATTTACTTTGACCCAGAAAATATTGTCAGGCTAGCGATCGCCGCAGGTTGCAATGCGGTTGCTACCACTTTGGGGACATTAGGTATCCTTTCGCGCAAGTATGCCCACAAAATACCCTTTATTGCCAAAATCAATCACAACGAATTGCTGACTTTCCCCAATCAATTTGATCAGGTATTGTTTGCTGATGTGGAACAAGCTTGGAATTTAGGGGCCGCAGCAGTAGGTGCGACAATTTACTTTGGCTCTGAGCATTCTACCAGACAGATTCAGGAAATCAGCAAAGCTTTTAAACGCGCCCATGAACTGGGGATGGTGACAATTCTCTGGTGTTATCTGCGGAATAACGCTTTTAAACAAGATAAAGATTACCATCTTGCTGCTGACCTCACCGGACAGGCAAATCATTTGGGTGTAACCATTGAAGCCGACATTATCAAACAAAAGTTAGCTGAAAATAACAATGGTTACGGTGCAATTGCCAAAGCCACAGGTAAGAGTTACGGCAAAACAGATGAGCGGGTTTACACAGAGTTGACAACTGACCACCCAATTGATTTAACTCGTTACCAGGTGCTAAATTGCTACTCTGGGCGCGTGGGGCTGATTAATTCTGGTGGTGCGACTGGTAAAAATGACTTCGCAGAAGCAGTACGCACGGCTGTAATTAATAAACGGGCTGGTGGTTCAGGGTTAATTTCTGGGCGAAAGACCTTCCAACGCCCCTTTGAAGAAGGTGTAAAACTGTTTCATGCCATTCAGGATGTTTATTTGTCGCCAGATGTGACGATAGCTTAG
- a CDS encoding PD-(D/E)XK nuclease superfamily protein gives MALTQGGRANKAGNILERNVEAILTGHNYFQVGNYVSKEFILNAALLPKRYGKEIYIGTGIYHTDLKVDFYVVGSPAMPSGLIFECKWQESPGSVDEKFPYLNMNIQNYYPAPTIVILGGEGMREGASKWLKARVNDNHNLLAVYSLDRFIAWANKNL, from the coding sequence ATGGCTCTGACTCAAGGCGGACGGGCAAATAAGGCTGGGAATATTTTAGAAAGAAATGTAGAAGCAATTTTGACTGGGCATAATTATTTCCAAGTCGGAAACTATGTCTCAAAAGAATTTATTTTAAATGCTGCTTTATTGCCAAAACGTTATGGAAAAGAAATTTATATTGGAACTGGAATTTATCATACCGATCTGAAAGTTGATTTTTATGTTGTCGGCTCACCTGCAATGCCATCTGGTTTAATTTTCGAGTGCAAATGGCAAGAAAGCCCCGGTTCGGTTGATGAAAAATTTCCTTACTTGAATATGAACATCCAGAACTATTACCCTGCACCAACTATTGTGATTTTAGGCGGTGAAGGTATGCGAGAAGGCGCAAGCAAATGGCTAAAAGCAAGAGTTAATGATAACCATAATTTATTAGCAGTTTATAGTTTAGACAGATTCATTGCTTGGGCTAATAAAAATCTTTAA
- a CDS encoding DNA adenine methylase, translating into MVIQIPKETSPRPFLKWAGGKSRLIQQYIPFFPKSYKNYYEPFLGGGAVFFYLQPTVAVLTDINAELINTYCCVRDHVEELISILKEHKIRHNKDYYYSIRNHSGGTDIEKAARIIYLNKTCFNGLYRVNSQGKFNVPLGRYENPNICSEVLLKAASEALSHAEIQQADFTEVLNHANSSDDFVFFDPPYHPISDTSYFTAYSQNCFSKKDQELLRDTCAELASRGVKVMVCNSDSEFIQKIYTDINFETYKIKAARSINSNIKNRGIIYELLITSFKDFY; encoded by the coding sequence ATGGTAATTCAAATCCCCAAGGAAACTAGCCCGCGTCCATTTTTGAAGTGGGCAGGGGGTAAAAGTAGATTGATACAGCAATATATTCCTTTTTTTCCCAAAAGTTATAAAAATTACTATGAGCCATTTTTAGGTGGTGGTGCTGTTTTTTTCTATCTCCAACCAACAGTAGCAGTTTTAACTGATATCAATGCCGAATTAATTAACACTTATTGTTGTGTTAGAGATCATGTTGAGGAATTAATTTCTATATTGAAAGAGCATAAAATCAGACATAATAAAGATTATTACTATAGTATCCGTAACCACTCTGGTGGTACTGACATAGAAAAAGCTGCTCGGATAATTTATCTTAATAAGACTTGTTTTAATGGTCTTTATCGAGTTAATTCACAGGGTAAATTCAATGTGCCATTAGGCAGATATGAAAATCCCAATATTTGTTCTGAGGTTTTATTAAAAGCAGCCTCAGAAGCCCTTTCTCATGCAGAAATTCAACAAGCAGATTTTACAGAAGTCTTAAATCATGCAAATAGCAGTGATGACTTTGTATTTTTTGATCCGCCCTACCATCCTATCAGCGACACTAGCTATTTTACTGCTTATAGCCAGAATTGTTTTAGTAAAAAAGACCAAGAACTTTTGAGAGATACTTGTGCAGAGTTAGCAAGTCGTGGTGTCAAAGTTATGGTATGTAATTCTGATAGCGAATTTATTCAAAAAATTTATACTGATATTAATTTTGAAACCTACAAAATTAAAGCAGCCCGATCAATTAACTCAAACATCAAAAATAGAGGGATAATTTACGAATTACTAATTACATCTTTTAAAGATTTTTATTAG